The segment TAGATATATTTCATGAGAGACCTCCCTGGATATCTTTATCTTAATAAACGGTTTCGTGAGAAGAAGTATACTATACAAAATGAAACAGCTCTTTCAAGAAGAATTTGTGACTGCAGGTGTTTATGTTTTCCCGATGCCCCGGGGAAGGCAATTCTTTGATAATTATTTGACTGGGTAAGTCTTCTATGTTATATTGCAGAAAAAACCAGAGGGGGTAGAGATTTATGAGGCTTTTAGGATTGCTTATTGCGGCTGGTGTGGCTGTCTGGGTATACTCAGATGCCCAACGTAGGGGGTATAAGCCATTAGCGGCTGTCGGGTGGGCATTAGGTGTTTTTCTTCTGATGATTGTATTTTTACCTCTTTATTTAATACTCAGGACAAGGCAGGTAAAGAAGGTAGACATCCTGACACCGTGTAAATTTTGTGGTAAATATTATGAGGATGCTCCAATGTATTGTCCCAATTGCGGGCACAGGGTAGGTGGGTATTCATTTAAAAAAGAGGATGAACCATGAACATGAAAGAACAGGTGGCAGAAGATCTGAAAAAGGCTATGAAGGCACAGGATAAGCTGAGGACTTCAGTGCTGCGCATGATACTTGCCGATATTAAAATTGCAGATACATCTGGTAAACCTAAAGATCAGATTGACTACAATGATGTTGTACGTGGCTATTTGAAAAAACTCAAAAAGGCCCGAGATGAATACGAAAAACTGAATATACCTGAAAAAATCAAGGAACTGGACGGAGAAATTGCAATTGTTGAGGAATATCTGCCGAAACAATTATCAGATGATGAGATGAAAAGGATTGTTGATGAGGTTGTTGAGATGAACAAATTTACTGCAAAAGAGATGGGCATGGCAATGAAACTTATCATGAATAAGTACGGCAGTGTAGTTGATGGGAAAAGGATACAGCTATTTCTCAAGGAAAAATTGGGTTAAAAGATCGAGAAGGGATCGGGCTTTACAGGTTATCAGGGAATGAAAATCTGTGAAAATTCAGATATTTAAATGATCATCATACAATCACCGTAACTGAAAAAACGATAGCCCTCGTTTTTGGCTGTCTCATAAGCATGTAAGATAGCGTCCCTCCCTGCAAAGGCAGACACTAATAAAAGTAGCGTTGTCCTGGGAAGGTGAAAATTTGTTAGCAAGACATCCGTATATTTGAAATTGTATGGGGGGTGGATAAAGAGATTTGTCCAGCCTGAAAGTTTTGGCGCCTTATCGTTCAAAGCAATTGTCTCAAGGGTTCTGCAGGAAGTGCTGCCCGTTGCAATTATGCGGTTATTTCGTTCTCTAGTCTTTTTTATTTTACGGAAAACTTCTTCAGAACATTCGTAGTATTCTTTATGCATGAAATGATCCAGAACATTTTCTGCCTTTATTGGTAAAAAAGTACCAGGACCAATATGAAGTGTAATAAATTCTACCTCTACCCCCTGTTTTTTTATACTCTCCAGGATTTCCTGGCTGAAGTGTAATCCCGCCGTAGGAGCTGCTATAGCCCCTTCTTTTTGTGCAAATACGGTTTGATATCTTTCTTTATCCAGAGGACAGAGCTGGTTTTTACTTTTGGAACGCTTTATATACGGAGGTAAAGGCATTTCTCCTATCCGGCCCAGCAGTTCTCTTATGTTGTTTTTCTGTTGAAACTCTATGTGCCAGGAACCATCCTGAAGTTTTTCTGTCAATCTTGCAAAGATTGTATTATTGTAGATGCCGATCTCATCCATTTTCCTGAGTTTTGCATTTGATTTCATTAATACCTTCCACCGGTTTCCCTCTAGTTCTTCAATGAACAATATTTCAACGAACGCGCCGCTGGACTTGTTTCCCACGACCCGTGCCGGTGTTACCCGGGTATTGTTTAATATCAATAAGTCTCCGGGGAAAAGATAATCCGGCATTTCGTAAAATTTACGATGTTCAATCCTGCCAGCACTCCTGTTGAGAATTAGCATTCGTGCGTCTTCCCGGTTTTTTAAAGGCTGTTGAGCTATGAGTTCTCTGGGAAGCTCAAAATCAAAATCTGATAATTTGGTAAATATTTCAGTAGTTTTAAATGGATTGATATTCATACAACGTAATAATACCCTATTTTGAAAACACAATCAATGCTGTAACTTGCACAAGTATATAAATAATGGGAAGAAAAATATTATTTGTTCATAACAATATATTGTGTTGATAATAAATGTATTTACAACATATAGTATACAACAACAGCCTTGAACAAGAGAAATCTGAACTAAGGTAAAAAATATTTCTTGACAAAAATTTAAAAAAGTTTATTGTCATAACCGTAAGTGGTATGAAGTGGTGAAAAGTGGTGGTTATTAGTTAAGGGGAAACCTAACGAAAAATACTATAATTTATGTTCACCGGCGAGTACCATCACACAATAGACGACAAGAACAGGTTGGCCATACCGGCCCCTCTTCGTGATGTGATTAATACAGAGACAGAAGGTAAGGGGTTTTATATAACTCGGGGATTGGATGCATGTCTATTTTTGTATACACCAAAAATATGGCAAAATGTCGTTTCAAGAATAGAGCAATTCTCTTTTACCCATAAAAAGGCACGTCAATTCCAGCGCCTTTTTTTTTCTAAAGCACAGAAGATTTCAGATTGTGATTCACAAGGGCGCATATTAATTCCTCAATTTCTGAAAGATATTGCTAAAATCCAGAAGAATGTTGTGATCGTAGGAGTAAGTAGCCGTATTGAGGTCTGGGATGACAAGACCTGGAAAGATTTTGAACTGGAACATGAAAAGTCTTTTGAGGAAATTGCAGAGGATTTATTTAAATTAGATCGTCCCCTTACTGAAACAGAATGATATTACCTGCGCAAATATATACGATGAAAGATACTGGAAACCGTATTCCTCACATACCGGTAATGATTGAAGAGGTAATGGAATATTTATGTCCGGAAGCGGGACAAATCATTCTGGACTGTACAGTAGGGAGTGGCGGGCATGCATGCAGAATACTTGAGAAAATAAAGCCAGACGGGCTTTTGATCGGCATTGACAGGGATCTGGAGATATTGCAGACAGCAAAACGGTATTTGTCAGAAACAGGTGGCGTCTTTAAGCTTTATCATGCGGATTATGCTGAGGTTGATGAAGTGTTGAAACAAGCGGCGGTTGAAAAGGTTCATGGAGTTCTTCTTGATCTGGGGGCTTCTTCACTACAGTTTGACATGGCGGAGCGCGGTTTTAGTTTCTGCAGGGAAGGTCCGCTTGATATGAGGATGGACCGCTCACGTGGTGTTACCGCCTTTGATTTAATTCAACGGCTTTCTGAAAGGGAACTTGAAGGATTATTCAGGAAATATGGAGAAGAACGATGGTCAGGAAGGATTGCAAGGGCTATTATCCATGCAAAAAAAAAGGGCATTACTTCAACAAGGGAACTGGCTGCATTGATTGAAAGAGTCGTTCCGTCCGGCAGAAGCAAAATCCATCCTGCAACACGGGTATTTCAGGCATTACGGATTGCAGTAAACAGAGAATTGGAAAGTCTGGAGATATTCCTGGATAAAATTTTTTACCATATGGCTGTTGACTCCCGTATTGTTATTATAAGTTTTCACTCCCTGGAAGATCGCATAGTAAAGAATAAATTTAGAGAAAAGGCAAATCAAAAAATAGCTAAAATACTTACCAGAAGGCCTTTAAGTCCCAGTAAGGCAGAAATAGTTAAAAATATTCGCAGTAGAAGTGCAAAGCTGAGGGCAGCAGAAAGGAGTTTGTTATGAATGTACTCAGGATAGTATTTTTGTTCTCTGTTATTATTGCCATGGCAACGCTTGTAGTATGGGAAAAGAACAAAAGTATAGAATTGGGATATCAGATTGCCTGTTTCCAGAAGACATATGCAGAATTAACAGAAAAAAACCGGAAGATAAATTATCATGTTCGCCGTCTGAAATCACCGGAAATCATTGCCTATAAAGTGTATGCATTAAGGTTACCGCTTATACTGGAAGATGAT is part of the Candidatus Jettenia sp. AMX2 genome and harbors:
- a CDS encoding GatB/YqeY domain-containing protein, with product MNMKEQVAEDLKKAMKAQDKLRTSVLRMILADIKIADTSGKPKDQIDYNDVVRGYLKKLKKARDEYEKLNIPEKIKELDGEIAIVEEYLPKQLSDDEMKRIVDEVVEMNKFTAKEMGMAMKLIMNKYGSVVDGKRIQLFLKEKLG
- the queA gene encoding tRNA preQ1(34) S-adenosylmethionine ribosyltransferase-isomerase QueA — encoded protein: MNINPFKTTEIFTKLSDFDFELPRELIAQQPLKNREDARMLILNRSAGRIEHRKFYEMPDYLFPGDLLILNNTRVTPARVVGNKSSGAFVEILFIEELEGNRWKVLMKSNAKLRKMDEIGIYNNTIFARLTEKLQDGSWHIEFQQKNNIRELLGRIGEMPLPPYIKRSKSKNQLCPLDKERYQTVFAQKEGAIAAPTAGLHFSQEILESIKKQGVEVEFITLHIGPGTFLPIKAENVLDHFMHKEYYECSEEVFRKIKKTRERNNRIIATGSTSCRTLETIALNDKAPKLSGWTNLFIHPPYNFKYTDVLLTNFHLPRTTLLLLVSAFAGRDAILHAYETAKNEGYRFFSYGDCMMII
- the mraZ gene encoding division/cell wall cluster transcriptional repressor MraZ produces the protein MFTGEYHHTIDDKNRLAIPAPLRDVINTETEGKGFYITRGLDACLFLYTPKIWQNVVSRIEQFSFTHKKARQFQRLFFSKAQKISDCDSQGRILIPQFLKDIAKIQKNVVIVGVSSRIEVWDDKTWKDFELEHEKSFEEIAEDLFKLDRPLTETE
- the rsmH gene encoding 16S rRNA (cytosine(1402)-N(4))-methyltransferase RsmH, which codes for MKDTGNRIPHIPVMIEEVMEYLCPEAGQIILDCTVGSGGHACRILEKIKPDGLLIGIDRDLEILQTAKRYLSETGGVFKLYHADYAEVDEVLKQAAVEKVHGVLLDLGASSLQFDMAERGFSFCREGPLDMRMDRSRGVTAFDLIQRLSERELEGLFRKYGEERWSGRIARAIIHAKKKGITSTRELAALIERVVPSGRSKIHPATRVFQALRIAVNRELESLEIFLDKIFYHMAVDSRIVIISFHSLEDRIVKNKFREKANQKIAKILTRRPLSPSKAEIVKNIRSRSAKLRAAERSLL